In Calothrix sp. PCC 7507, one DNA window encodes the following:
- a CDS encoding XisI protein codes for MDKLTYYQNLIKQILTEYERISSQVPDPDIDELLMFDDQRSQYLWFNIGWKNDKRVNAISVYVRIKNEKIYIEEDWTEEGIATELLRKGVPKEDIVLAFHSPETRKLTEFAVA; via the coding sequence ATGGACAAACTAACCTATTATCAAAATTTAATCAAACAAATCCTCACTGAGTATGAAAGAATTTCATCACAAGTACCCGATCCTGATATAGATGAGCTATTGATGTTTGATGATCAAAGAAGTCAATATCTCTGGTTTAATATTGGCTGGAAAAATGATAAACGCGTGAACGCAATTTCTGTTTATGTTCGCATTAAAAATGAGAAGATTTACATTGAGGAAGATTGGACAGAAGAAGGAATCGCTACTGAGTTATTAAGGAAAGGTGTACCCAAAGAAGATATTGTTTTAGCTTTTCACTCTCCAGAAACTCGTAAATTGACTGAATTTGCTGTTGCATAA
- a CDS encoding XisH family protein, with protein MPAKDIYHDAVKNALIKDGWIITADPYPIKYEEVKLFADLAGEKTISATREGELIVIEIKSFLSRSTMREFETALGQYLIYQTFLYIANPSYKIYLAISKNIYEKFFQQVAIQLILQKYQVLLLVVDINKEEIIQWTN; from the coding sequence ATGCCAGCAAAAGATATCTACCATGATGCGGTTAAAAATGCCTTAATTAAAGATGGCTGGATAATTACGGCTGATCCTTATCCGATTAAATACGAAGAAGTTAAATTATTTGCTGATTTAGCTGGTGAGAAAACTATTTCTGCAACAAGAGAAGGAGAACTAATAGTTATTGAAATTAAAAGTTTTCTTAGTCGTTCAACTATGCGTGAATTTGAAACAGCGTTAGGACAGTATTTAATTTATCAAACATTTCTTTATATAGCCAACCCTAGTTACAAAATTTACTTAGCAATTAGTAAAAATATTTATGAAAAGTTTTTTCAACAAGTTGCAATTCAATTAATTTTGCAAAAATATCAGGTTTTACTGTTAGTTGTTGATATCAATAAAGAGGAGATTATCCAATGGACAAACTAA